Sequence from the Armatimonadota bacterium genome:
CTAAGCCGAGTTTGGCAGCCTTGATTGAAAGGCGGCGAATATCTTTTTCCCTTTGCAGTTTGAGATAGGATTCGACATCAAGTTTGCGGAAGGGTTCGCGGCGTTTGAGCATGAAATAGAAGGTGCGGGCAATTTTGTGGGCCGTGGCCACGATGGCTTCCTTGGGACCCGAACGAGCGCGCACCCGCCGGTAGAACTCACTGTAGATGGTTTTGCCACGGCTCACCGCTTGAGCCGCCAGGCGAAAGGCCTGCCCCGCGCGGTTGTGAGTATGGAGGGTGTGACTGTACAGCACTCGACCGCCTGAAATGGCATTATGCGGAGCCAGCCCAAGCCAGGAGCAAAAGTCCTTGACGGTTGGAAAACGATCCATGTCCAGACCGACTTCCGCCAGGATCCTTTGAACCAGGCTGGCATTCAACCCGGGAATCGCCGTGAAGTCCACCCCCGCCAGACCATACAAGTAGGAACGCGCATCATAGTCGGGGGCATTCTTACAATGCGAGGTGGGTTTCGGATCGGGCGGCAAAGGGGGCAAATCGTCGGGAGGTTGGGGACGCAGGGTCGCAAACTGCCGTTCAATCTCCTGGTCACACTCCCTGATTTGGGCCGTATAGGCGTCGAACAAAGCTAGCGCCTGTTTCAAAGCAAAGACGTGCTCGGGGCGGTAGTGCCCCGTCAAAGCCTGGATCATTTCTGCGCGAGAATGCTCGCAGCGTCCTTTGCGCATCTCCACCAGGCGCATGGGATTGTGCTCTCCCGCTACGATGGCGCGCAGGATCGCCAACCCGGTCTGCCCCGTCAGATCACTTAACACCTGCCCCAATTGAATATTCATTTGCAGCAAGGCTTTCTGCATGTGTTGTATATGGGCGGCGCGATGCTCGATC
This genomic interval carries:
- a CDS encoding IS110 family transposase — encoded protein: MRKGSERQGISEEMVILHPHAAGLDIGSTEIWACIPADGKGERVRCFGTYTTDLEELADWLEEHGVTEVAMESTGVYWIPVYELLEDRGMNVMVVNARHIKNVPGRKSDVQDCQWIQRLHAYGLLSGSFRPQAEMCALRAYLRHRDGLIEHRAAHIQHMQKALLQMNIQLGQVLSDLTGQTGLAILRAIVAGEHNPMRLVEMRKGRCEHSRAEMIQALTGHYRPEHVFALKQALALFDAYTAQIRECDQEIERQFATLRPQPPDDLPPLPPDPKPTSHCKNAPDYDARSYLYGLAGVDFTAIPGLNASLVQRILAEVGLDMDRFPTVKDFCSWLGLAPHNAISGGRVLYSHTLHTHNRAGQAFRLAAQAVSRGKTIYSEFYRRVRARSGPKEAIVATAHKIARTFYFMLKRREPFRKLDVESYLKLQREKDIRRLSIKAAKLGL